Below is a window of Alphaproteobacteria bacterium DNA.
TGGACAAAGTAATTGCTGAACTTGAAGACCAGCGCATTTCCGAACGCGCAGGGCGCTTGATCGACAAGGACAGCGCTGCATCGATGGAAAAGAAAAAGAAACAGGGATATTTCTAATGATTAGCAGAGACACACTTCACTTTCTAACTTGCGGCCATGTGGATGATGGCAAATCAACCCTCATCGGTCGGTTATTGTATGATGTTGGCGCTATCCCTGAAGACCAAGCGGAAGGAGCAATGGTCGACGGCGTGCTGGATTATTCCCGATTGCTGGATGGTTTGGAAGATGAACGTAGTCAAGGTATTACTATTGATGCTGCATACCGCTATTTCCGTTTTGGCGGACGCCATTTCCGTATTGCCGACACACCAGGGCACGTTCAATATGTGCGTAATATGGCGGTTGCTGCGGCCAATAGCGATGTGGCGCTGATTTTGGTGGATGCCGCACATGGCGTACGCGAGCAAACCATTCGCCACAGCAAAATTGCAGCGTTTTTTGGCATTCGCCAATTCGTAATCGTCGCCAACAAAATGGATTTAGTCGGTTATTCTGAAACCAAGTTCAAGGCTATTGAAAAGGATTACCGCGACCAGATGGCGGATGTTCCAAACCTGTCACTGACTTTTATTCCCGTTAGCGCAATTGCAGGTGATAATGTATTTAAGAAAACCACAAATATGCCGTGGTATAAGGGCGAGACGATGATGGATTACTTGCAAAAGGTGCAGGTGCAAACATCATCCCTGCAAGGCGTGCGGTTGCCTGTTCAATCGGTTATCCGGTTTGAAGACCGCCGGGGCTATCAAGGCATGCTGAATGGCGGTGTGGTGAAGGAAGGCGATAAATTACAGGTCGCAGGTACAAGCAGCACCATCGGCATTTCACGTATCTATCACAGTGGCAAACAAGTCAAGGAAGTAAGCGCAGGTCAGGCCGTAACTTTGGTCACGGATGATGATGTGGATATTGCACGCGGTAATGTGCTTTATCCGGCCAGTGCGCCGATCACTTCAACCGAAAGTTTTGTGGGGAGCGTATTGTGGCTTGACCCCAGCTTTGCAGGGCGCGGCGATGTTCAGTGCACGCTCAAGATTCATAACCGCGAAGAACAGGTGGAGGTACGACAAGGCGCTGTAAATGGCCCGATTGTTGATACGTGCATCTTTGCGGCGTTGCCCATTCCGGTTGATTTATATGCGCACAACCGCATGACTGGCATTTTCATGTTGATTGAATTAGAAACGGAACGCGCTATCGGCGTTGGTACGGTGCGTTCCATCAAGGAATGCGATTGGGATAAAGGCGGTGATGCGCCCGCACTCAAGAACTCCGCGTCTTTTTTCTAATAAGTTTCAGGTTTGAATGTCGAACGTGTCCCTCAGCTTTGAATTTTTTCCGCCCAAGACGGAAGCATTGCAAGATGCCTTGTTAAAGGTAGCGGGGGAGCTTGCGCCACTTAAACCATCCTTCGTGTCGGTAACATATGGCGCAGGCGGTACAACGCGCGGACGCACACACGCGTTGGTTGATCAGTTGCAAACCAAATTTGGATTGAAGGCTGCTGCGCATTTAACCTGCGTGGGTGCTACAAAGACCGAAGTTGATGGTATTGCCAAGGATTATTGGGCAAAAAACATCAAACATATCGTTGCGCTGCGCGGTGATGCGCCAGATATGAATGGCAAATATACGCCGCACCCTGAAGGCTATGCCTATTCCTGCGATTTAGTGGAAGGGTTAAAAAAGCTTGCGCCATTCGAAATCTCCGTTGCGGCTTATCCTGAAGTGCATCCGGATGCGGTGAGTGCGGATGCCGATTTGTTGTATTTAAAACGCAAGCAGGAAGCCGGCGCAACACGAGCCATTACGCAATTCTTTTTTGATAATGATGCATATTTGCGGTTCTGCGAACGCGCTAAAAAAATTGGCATTACGATACCTATTGTTCCTGGCTTGTTGCCTATCTCGAATTTTGAAAAGGCCGTTGAATTTGCCGGCAAATGCAATACATACGTACCGGATAGCCTTAAAAAGACATTTGCAGGACTTTTACCCAATAGTGATGAGTTTAAAGCTGCGGCGATTGCCACAGCGATTGAACAAGCCAACTACTTGCGCAAAAACGGCGTAACGCATTTTCATTATTATACGCTAAACCGCGCAGATTTGGTTATTCCCATTTGCAAAGCATTAGAAGGATAATATGGCCTCGCTTCTTGAGACATTAAAAGAACGTGTATTGCTGTGCGATGGCGCTATGGGCAGCCGTGTGCAATTGCTGGATCTTGATGTTGAAAAAGATTATTTGGGCAATGAAAACTGCACCGAAATTTTGAACCTTTCGCGCCCTGAACTGGTGGTTGAAATCCACAAGGGCTATCTCGCGGCTGGCGCGGATATGATCCTCACAAATTCGTTTGGCGGTTCGGCTGTAACGCTCGCCGAATTCGATTTGCAGGATAAAACCCATGAAATCAACAAACGTGCCGCTGAATTGGCGCGTGAAGCCATTTCACATTTCAAAGATCGCCCGCGTTTTGCGTTGGGTTCGATTGGCCCCGGCACAAAACTGTTGTCGCTTGGCCATATTGAATATGACGTAGCGGAAGATGCGTTTAAACGTCAAGCCGTTGGCCTGATTGAAGGCGGCGTGGATGCCATTTTAATTGAAACCTGCCAAGACCCG
It encodes the following:
- a CDS encoding GTP-binding protein yields the protein MISRDTLHFLTCGHVDDGKSTLIGRLLYDVGAIPEDQAEGAMVDGVLDYSRLLDGLEDERSQGITIDAAYRYFRFGGRHFRIADTPGHVQYVRNMAVAAANSDVALILVDAAHGVREQTIRHSKIAAFFGIRQFVIVANKMDLVGYSETKFKAIEKDYRDQMADVPNLSLTFIPVSAIAGDNVFKKTTNMPWYKGETMMDYLQKVQVQTSSLQGVRLPVQSVIRFEDRRGYQGMLNGGVVKEGDKLQVAGTSSTIGISRIYHSGKQVKEVSAGQAVTLVTDDDVDIARGNVLYPASAPITSTESFVGSVLWLDPSFAGRGDVQCTLKIHNREEQVEVRQGAVNGPIVDTCIFAALPIPVDLYAHNRMTGIFMLIELETERAIGVGTVRSIKECDWDKGGDAPALKNSASFF
- the metF gene encoding methylenetetrahydrofolate reductase [NAD(P)H], whose translation is MSNVSLSFEFFPPKTEALQDALLKVAGELAPLKPSFVSVTYGAGGTTRGRTHALVDQLQTKFGLKAAAHLTCVGATKTEVDGIAKDYWAKNIKHIVALRGDAPDMNGKYTPHPEGYAYSCDLVEGLKKLAPFEISVAAYPEVHPDAVSADADLLYLKRKQEAGATRAITQFFFDNDAYLRFCERAKKIGITIPIVPGLLPISNFEKAVEFAGKCNTYVPDSLKKTFAGLLPNSDEFKAAAIATAIEQANYLRKNGVTHFHYYTLNRADLVIPICKALEG